In Scheffersomyces stipitis CBS 6054 chromosome 8, complete sequence, one DNA window encodes the following:
- a CDS encoding predicted protein (go_component membrane~go_function molecular function unknown) — translation MANSTIVSSEHPDKSVASQDENPVSRVQFSGDADEFVSIGGHKYHRHELMQAFGGNLNPGLSPYPKRTINPVPVGLAAFSLTLFVFCMYTAEAMGIKIPNVMIGSACFYGGTVQMLCGILTFLNGNTFGATVITSFGAFWLSFMAIFVEDFGIAQAYTDPKMFSNAVGFFLLGWAILIWVLTILTLKSTVPIFAFFFLLALAFTLLSSGYMVNRVNVKKAGAIIGAVDSFISWYLAFAGTSNRQNSYITSYHLPMPTFGKKGAFEHKPFRGPQL, via the coding sequence ATGGCCAACTCTACTATAGTTTCTAGTGAACATCCCGACAAGAGCGTTGCTAGCCAGGATGAAAACCCTGTAAGCAGAGTACAATTCTCTGGTGATGCAGACGAGTTCGTACTGATTGGGGGCCACAAGTACCACAGACATGAATTGATGCAAGCCTTCGGAGGAAATTTGAACCCAGGTTTATCTCCTTATCCTAAGAGAACTATCAACCCAGTGCCTGTGGGCCTTGCTGCCTTTTCGTTGACTTTGTTCGTATTCTGTATGTACACTGCTGAAGCTATGGGCATTAAAATTCCAAACGTTATGATTGGAAGTGCCTGCTTCTATGGTGGTACAGTTCAAATGTTATGCGGAATTCTCACTTTCCTTAACGGAAACACTTTTGGAGCAACAGTTATCACTTCTTTTGGAGCTTTCTGGCTCTCCTTTATGGCcatctttgttgaagacttcGGTATTGCTCAAGCTTATACTGATCCAAAGATGTTCTCGAACGCAGTTGGttttttccttttgggATGGGCTATTTTGATTTGGGTTCTTACTATTCTCACATTGAAGTCTACTGTTCCAATTTTTGCATTCTTTTTCCTCTTGGCATTGGCATTTACTTTATTGTCCTCTGGATATATGGTCAATAGGGTAAATGTGAAAAAAGCTGGAGCAATTATTGGAGCTGTGGATTCCTTCATTAGTTGGTATCTTGCCTTTGCAGGTACTTCCAACAGGCAGAACTCGTACATCACTTCTTACCACTTGCCAATGCCTACATTTGGCAAGAAGGGTGCCTTTGAACACAAACCTTTCCGGGGACCACAATTATAA